From the Chryseobacterium sp. G0201 genome, the window TGCAAACGAACCCATAGAAATCGTTACGTTGGATGAAGCTAAAAAAGCAGAAAAAAATCATTCAAAACAAAGAAAAACATGGAATTTTGAAGCAAATGATGTAAGAGATTTCGCCTGGACCTCATCGAGAAAATTCGTTTGGGACGGAATGCGCGTAACAATCCCAGAAAACAATAATAAAGTAATGGCCATGAGTTTCTATCCAAAAGAAGCTTATGCTTTATATAGAAAATATTCAACGAAGGCGGTTGCGCACACCATCAAAACATACTCAGAATTTACAATTCCTTATCCATATCCTGTTGCACAATCTGTGGAAGCTGCCAACGGAATGGAATATCCAATGATCTGTTTCAACTTCGGAAGAACAGAAAAAGACGGAACCTATTCTGAAGGAACAAAAAACGGAATGATCGGCGTTGTGATTCATGAAGTTGGACATAACTTCTTCCCGATGATCATTAATTCTGACGAAAGACAATGGAGCTGGATGGATGAAGGTTTAAATACTTTTACAGAATATTTAACGGAAGAAAAATGGGATAATAAATTCCCTTCAAAACGCGGTCCGGCTTGGACAATCGTTGATTATATGAAACTTCCGAAAGATCAGCTGGAGCCTATCATGAGTAATTCTGAAAATATTATTCAGTTTGGTCCGAATGCTTATTCTAAACCTGCTACAGGATTGAATATTCTTCGTGAAACTATTATGGGCAGAGAACTTTTCGACAAAGCGTATAAAACGTATGCTAAAAGATGGGCTTTCAAACATCCTGAGCCTGCAGATTTTTTCAGAACGATGGAAGATGCGAGCGGTGAAGACTTAGACTGGTTCTGGAGAGGCTGGTTTTACGGAACCGATCCTGTAGACATCGCCATAGATAAAGTGACCATCGCAACCCCGGATTTAGATGCCATACCAATGGCAAAAGAAGAAACTTATACTGTTGACAAGCCTTTACAAAACGAGTTTGAAGATATTTCAAAAATCAGAAACAGAGAAGATAAAAACATCACTTTTGATGTAGAAAAAGATAAAAGTCTTCAGGATTTCTACTATCGTTACGACAGAGGTCAGGAAAAAGTAGACAACAGCAAAACGTATACTGTAAAGAAAGATGAAAATGCAGCTTTAGATTCTAAAGACAAGGATAAATTTAAAAACATCACAGCGTATCAAATCGATTTCGTCAACAAAGGCGGATTGGTAATGCCTGTTATTCTTGAATTTACTTTCGAGGACGGCACAAAACTGTACGACAAATCTTCAGCTCAAATCTGGAGACAGAATGAAAAGAAAGTTTCGAAAACATTTTATTTTGATAAAAAATTAAAATCAATTCAGCTTGATCCGATGAGAGAAACGGCGGATATTGACACTTCAAATAATGTATGGAATAATGACGGAAATTCTGCGACAAGCTCGAAATTCCAATTATTTAAACAAAAACAAGACGGCCCGGTAAGAGGCGGCTCAAACGGAAAAGTAAATCCGATGCAGGCTGCAGGAAAGAAAAGCTAAAAAAATAATTTTTAAAAAGTATTCAGAATCTGGATACTTTTTTTTTAGATTTGCCACTTATAAAAAACTTTTAACCCCCATGAAAAAACTTAGTTTATTGTTGATATTTATCTTTTCAGCACAGAGCTTTTTTGCTCAGTCTTTACAATTCTACACCGGAAAAAGAGATTTCATCCCCATTGAAATTCTAATGGAAGACGGCAGTACAAAAAAGGGATTCGCTCAGGATTTTATGCTTCCGGATGTTGCTACTTTCAGCTTTATGGGAAAAGGCGCAAAGTATGCTAATTTAGACAGAAAGGAAGTAAAATTTAAATCATCAAAAAGCGATACTCAAGTACAATTGATTTCAGTCTCAGATATAAAAAGCCTTATTTATACAAATGAAGACACGCAGGAAACATCTCAACTCGACAAACGTCTTGTAAAAGAAATAAATAATGACCTGGAAATGGAATCAGAAGGAAAAGTATTGATGCTTCCGCTGATGCAAAAAGGGAAAATAAATCTGTATGGCTATAGAAGTATGATGTGCAGAGCCGATTTTGGAGATAACATTTCATCAGGATTTAATGGAAACGAAGACAACTGCCAACTTACATATGTGATGATCTATTTAAGTAAACCAGACGAAACTTTTGCCGTTGCGCCGGTAGATTACAGTTCATTAAGTCCTTTCGCTTTATTCAATATGAAAACTTTGTATAAAAAGTTTTATAAAGCATACGACATTGTAGGCGCCGATTGTCCTGAATTTCTGAAAAAAGTGGATGAAGCAAGACAAAGCGATTATTTCTCCAACAAAACTTTCAAAGAAAACAAAAGAGAATCAGAAGCCGAAAGAAAAGCTTTAATTAAAGGAAAAAAAGGTGCAGAAGCATCCAGAATCAATATGAAGTTCAGAACAGAATTATTCATAAAAATGTACCGAAAACTGCTTGATGATTATGAGCAAACATGCCATTAATTATCATTTAAAATTCACTTATAATAAGTGAATTTTTTTTATGAAAAACCTTAAATAATTTTTTTAATTCAAATACGTTTTCAAGAAATTCTTATACGTTCTGCCTAACGGAAGTTTATCACCGTCTTTAAGATAAACATTACCTGTATCATAAGAACTGATATGAGATGACAAAACGATGTATGATTTATGAATTCTGATAAATCCCAAGTCTTGAAATTTCTCTTCAAAATTAGACATTCGTTCCAAAATCATGTATTTTTTGAGAGCTGTAATAAGGACGATATATTCTCCAAACCCCTGAATCCATTTAATATCTTCCAGGAAAACTTTATTCATGATATAATTGGATTTAAACATAATAAAATCCTCCTGCTTTTTATTCTCTGCTGAATTTTTAAACTGTAAAAAATCTTTTGCTTTATTGACTGCTTTTTTAAACGTTTCAAAATCTACAGGCTTCACAAGATAATGCACAACATCCAACTCAAAGGCTTTTACAGCATATTGGGTTTCCAGCGTAAGGAATATGCAGAGAGGTTTGTAGGGTAACTGCTGCAAGAGTTCAATCCCATTCATATAGGGCATATTGATATCCAGAATCACAAGATCTACTTTATTTTTCAGAAGATATTCTAATGCTTCTTCCGGGTTTTGAAATCCTTTTATAAGGTCTATCCCTTCTATTTGATCACAGTACTGCTCAATAAGCTGCAACGCAGGATATTCATCATCTACACTTACTATTGTCAAATTGGTCATGATAATTTAATTTTTAAAACGGTCTGATATTCTTCATTCTCTCCTTCTGCAGAAATAAAAGTAAATATACCTGAATAATTTTTTTCTAAGATACTCATTACTGCTTCATTCCCCAATCCGCCATTATCTTCGTTATTCACAAGGATTTTCTTTTTAGCAATGCTATTTATAATTTCAAAAAATATCTCCTGATTTTCTATTTTGTATTGGACTTTTATAAAACTGTCAGATTCTATTCCGATAGCCGAATGCTTAAGTGCATTTTCAAATAAAGTAAGAAAAATTGAGGGCGGAATTTCAATTAATTCCAATGTTTCTTCGTCCTGAATATCAAAAGAAATATCCAGCAGGTTGTTGTATTTTAACTGATATAGTCCGGCAAGCGATTGAATGGACGAAAACTCCTGAGCAATATTTATCTTTTCCTTACTGGTATCATATATTACATATTGAAGCAGCTTGCTGAGTTGCAAGATAGATTCTGAGGTATTTTCTGAAGCATGAAAACTTTTTGAATAAATGTTATTCAGTGTATTCAGCAGAAAGTGAGGATTCAATTTAGATTTTAGCAAATCCAGATGTAACTGGTCTTTTTCTTCTCCTAATTCCTGAAAATCCTGTTCTATTAAAAATTTATCTTTCGTTATTCCTAAAAATGAGGCAACGAGAATCACAATTCCCTGTTCTGTATACACATTGTATAGAAATTTGGTATTGGAAAGTGTTTCATTAAAATTCATTTTAAAAACTGCCGGCTCCAATAAAATTCTGAAAAGACTAGATACCAAAAAACAGATCAAAGCATACAAAATAAACTGCGGATATTTATTGGATAAATAAAATTGC encodes:
- a CDS encoding M1 family metallopeptidase; this translates as MKFNILFILSFCSVGIVAQNIQNNPGSNHGNRFEQLGTILPTPNIYRTASGAPGHGYWQNRADYNITAYLDEDKRNLKGSETITYYNNSPDDLDYIWLQLDENQQSTVKKADFQFSSTIPQSTNDQQLKMTDLPVKDNGYGVNLEKVTDASGNPLKYTVNKTMMRIDLPKVLKKGEQLVFKVDWNYNIPNRMKMGGRGGYENFPEDGNDLYTMTQWYPRMCVYSDFHGWQNHQFTGRGEFALVFGNFKVSMNVPADHIVGGTGECKNYDQVLTSDQLGRYRKAESANEPIEIVTLDEAKKAEKNHSKQRKTWNFEANDVRDFAWTSSRKFVWDGMRVTIPENNNKVMAMSFYPKEAYALYRKYSTKAVAHTIKTYSEFTIPYPYPVAQSVEAANGMEYPMICFNFGRTEKDGTYSEGTKNGMIGVVIHEVGHNFFPMIINSDERQWSWMDEGLNTFTEYLTEEKWDNKFPSKRGPAWTIVDYMKLPKDQLEPIMSNSENIIQFGPNAYSKPATGLNILRETIMGRELFDKAYKTYAKRWAFKHPEPADFFRTMEDASGEDLDWFWRGWFYGTDPVDIAIDKVTIATPDLDAIPMAKEETYTVDKPLQNEFEDISKIRNREDKNITFDVEKDKSLQDFYYRYDRGQEKVDNSKTYTVKKDENAALDSKDKDKFKNITAYQIDFVNKGGLVMPVILEFTFEDGTKLYDKSSAQIWRQNEKKVSKTFYFDKKLKSIQLDPMRETADIDTSNNVWNNDGNSATSSKFQLFKQKQDGPVRGGSNGKVNPMQAAGKKS
- a CDS encoding LytR/AlgR family response regulator transcription factor; protein product: MTNLTIVSVDDEYPALQLIEQYCDQIEGIDLIKGFQNPEEALEYLLKNKVDLVILDINMPYMNGIELLQQLPYKPLCIFLTLETQYAVKAFELDVVHYLVKPVDFETFKKAVNKAKDFLQFKNSAENKKQEDFIMFKSNYIMNKVFLEDIKWIQGFGEYIVLITALKKYMILERMSNFEEKFQDLGFIRIHKSYIVLSSHISSYDTGNVYLKDGDKLPLGRTYKNFLKTYLN
- a CDS encoding sensor histidine kinase, with protein sequence MFLLVNIVVILLVFRVLFNNKILKMLMKYRWGFLLKFQHVFFFFVFILITFFTENYFLDAPELIWCVLFVILFNIGLYYLVYYYLVPQFYLSNKYPQFILYALICFLVSSLFRILLEPAVFKMNFNETLSNTKFLYNVYTEQGIVILVASFLGITKDKFLIEQDFQELGEEKDQLHLDLLKSKLNPHFLLNTLNNIYSKSFHASENTSESILQLSKLLQYVIYDTSKEKINIAQEFSSIQSLAGLYQLKYNNLLDISFDIQDEETLELIEIPPSIFLTLFENALKHSAIGIESDSFIKVQYKIENQEIFFEIINSIAKKKILVNNEDNGGLGNEAVMSILEKNYSGIFTFISAEGENEEYQTVLKIKLS